TTAAGGGGGAAGAAAAATGTTTTTATCACCAGAAGAAAAATTACTAGCTTTTAGGAAAAAACATAAAATTACTCAAGGTGAGCTAGTAGGTGAAGACATCACAAGAGTTTTTTTAGGAATGATTGAAATAGGAAAAAGATCGCTAACTGAAAAAACAGCAAAATTATTATGTAAAAATTTTAATAGAATTTTAAAAGAAAGGGGAATTAAAGATTCTATTAAAGTTGAGGAACTAATGAAAACAAAAGAACAACAAGCAATAGAATTTCTCCAAGAAATTTTAAAAAGAGATAATATCTCTTCAAAAGAGATTATATGGGATATTGAAGAGTCTCTTTATGAATTAAATGATATTAAAAGAGGAAACTATTGTTTAAAGCTATTTGAAAAATTCTATTCTTTAAAAGAATATAAAATAGCAAAGAATTATCTCTTAAAATCTATGCATAGAGTAAAAGATATAGAAACTATAAAATTAAACCTTTTAAAAATTTTTGAATTAAATAATATACTTGCTGATTATGAAGGTAGTATTTTTGCTTACAAAAGATTTAAAGATAGATTTGAGAAGGAGAAATGGTGTGAGGCTTTAGAAAAAATATTATTTAATTACTCATATGCTCTTATTAAATGCAAAGAATATGAAGAAGCTTTTCAAACTTTACAACTGATTATAAAAAAATCTAAAAATGATAAAATATTATTTGAAACTAGAAAACTATTAGGTAAAGCTTATAAAAAAACTGGAGATTATCTTCATGCAACAAAAGAATATACCTCTCTTGCTAAAGGGAAAGTTCCTCAAGACAAAGCTGAGGCATATAGCAATATGATTGAAATAGCTTTAGAAACTGATGATATTTCTCTTTTAAAGAAGTTTTATGAAAAATGTAAAATTAATTATGAGGTAGAGGGAATAAAAGATGATAAATTGAATTTTGAAATTTTAATTTGGTTAGGAAAAGGAGCTAAAAAACTTCAAAAAAATAAAGATAGTAAAGCTTTCTTTATGGAAGCTCTAATGGTTGGAAAGAACAATAACTATTCTATTAAAAAGAGAATGGAAATAATTTCTGAACTATTCCAAATATTTGAAAAAAGTGATTTTTTCTCTGTTCAAAGCATTGAAAATGAATACTTTAATTTATTGATTGATGAGAAAAATTATAAACCTGGTATAAAAATTTTAGAATATTACTATAAAACTCTACCTTCTGAATTAGAAAAAAAATTTAAAATATTCAATTAAAAGAAAAAGGCTATTGCATTTACTACAATAGCCTTTTTAAGTATTATTTTATAAACTCTTTTAATTCCTCTTTAGGAAATCTTATAATTGGTTGTCCCTCTGAATGAGGAGCTAACTCATACATATCAAATTTAAAACATATATCATTTCCTTCAAAATACATAGCAGAATCATCTAAGTTTATATCTACATCTTCAAAGAAATTAACTTCTTTTCCATTAGAATTTAAAACTATCTTTCCACTACTTTTATTTATTATATTTTTAATTTGATCAACTATATATTCTTTTGCTCCTTCTTTAAAGAAAGTATCAAAATTCACAAAAGATCCATCAGAATTTCTTATATTTATTGACTCTGATGCTTGAATTCCATTAGCATCATTTTCTCCTATTGAATAAGTTTCTAATAAAATTGAAGTTATACCAAAGTCATTTTCAAAAGTTTGATAACTTTCAATATACTCAGCAGGACTACCTTCTAATCTATTTACCATACTTTCAATAGTAGCATCAGCAATCTCTGACAATTCAACATTTAATTTTTCTATCTCTTTGTTTCTTGTTCCCTTTATTTGAGGAATTTCAATTTTATAAGAGTAGTCATCTCCATTTTTTTCATAAGTAAGCGAATCAACTACAATTTTCTTCTGTCCACCACAAGCAGTAAAAATAATTAAAGTAAGCAATAAAAGTATTTTCTTCATTCTAACCTCCAATTTTATTTCCCCTTTTTTTAATATACTATTTGTATGAACAAAATCCTTTTAATATTTTGTATTTCTTTTATAAAAATTAGGAGAGAATAAAAATAGTATTGGGAATATTTCTAATCTTCCTAACAGCATACTAAATGATAATATTATCTTATTTACAGAAGAGATATTCGCATAGTTACAAGTAGGACCTACAACTCCCATTCCTGGACCTATGTTATTAAATGTAGCAGTTACAGCACTAAATGCAGAAACAAAATCTGGCATCTCAAGTGAAACACAACAGATTAAAATTAAAAAGATAGTAATATAAATAGAAAGATATATACTAATTCCTTCTAATAGTTCTTTAGGTACAGCTTTACCATCCATTCTTAAACTCATAACTCTGTTGGGAGTTCCTATTTTTTTAAATTCATTTATTACATTTTTAAAAAGTAATACTACTCTTGAAATCTTTAATCCTCCAGCTGTAGAACCTGCACAACCTCCAACAAACATTATTATTAACAGTATTGTTTTAGAGAACACTGGCCATTTATCAAAGTCAGCAGTAGAAAATCCTGTTGTTGTTATGATAGAAGATACTGTAAAGAAAATATCTCTTATCATTGTTGAGAAATCATCATACATAGAATGAATATTAAAAGCAATTAAAGCTATCGCTCCAAAAACAATTAATAAATAATATCTTAACTCTTCATTTGTATATACTTGTTTAAAATTCTTTAAAAGTAAAGCATAAAATAAGTTAAAGTTCATACCAAATAAAAGCATTGCAACTCCTAGTATATACTCAACAGCTGGACTTTGATAATAAGCAACACTTGTATTTTTTATACCAAACCCTCCAGTTCCTGCTGCTCCAAAAGCATGAAGAATAGAATCAAACCAAGGCAGCCCTGTTAGTTTTAAAAGTATAATTACTATTACAGTTATAAAAATATAAATCAAATATAAAATTCTTGAGTTATATGACATTTTTGCCACTATCTTTCCAAAAGTTGGCCCCGGAACTTCAGCTTTCATTATATGTAAAGATTGATTACTATTTTTAGGAAGAATTGCCAAAGCTAACACAAGAACTCCCATTCCTCCAACAAAGTGAGTAAAACTTCTCCAAAATAATAGAGACTTACTCATAGATTCTACATCTGTTAAAATACTAGCTCCTGTAGTTGTAAATCCACTTACAACCTCAAAAAAAGCATCTATAAAAGATGGAATCTCTCTACTTATTACAAAAGGTAAGGCTCCAAATATTGAAAGCATTATCCATGAAAAAGCAACTATTATTAGTCCCTCTTTAGCAAAAATCTTTTGATTTTTAGGCAATTTAAAAGATAATCCAAAACCTGATACTACCAATGCAACTATTGTTATTAAAAAGGCAAATACTACCTTTTTCCCATCACTATACGCTACACTAAGAATTAGAGGAATAAGCATAAACAGAGCCTCTAATTTTAATATCTGACCTATTATATACCATATCATCTTATTATTCATTATCTATCTTCCCCATTACATTAATATTTTATTTACATCATTTAGATACTTTTCAGTAGTTACTATAATAACTCTATCACCAAATTTTATAACATCACTTCCATCTGGGAAAATAAGCTGATTATCTCTAATAATATATGCAATAAGAAGATTCTTTTTAATATTTAAATCTTTTAAAGGTATATTACAAATTAAACTATTTTCTGGAACTTTAAATTCTATTGCCTCTACATTATTATCAGCTATTCTATAAAGAGTTTCTATATTATCCTCTTTTTGTGAGCTAGCTAATGATCTAACAATTTTTACTATATTATCTGCAACTATCTTTTTAGGAGTTACAATTGATTGAAGTCCTACCAATTCTAGTACATTAAATAGACTTATTCCATTAATTTTTGTAATATTTTTCTTAATTCCTATTTTATTAGCATACATAGAGATGATAATATTTTCTTCATCTATTCCAGTAAGAGAAACACAAGCATCATACTCTCCAAATCTCTCTTCCTCTAAAAGTTCACTATTTGTTCCATTTCCATGTACAACTATAGCATTTTCAAATATTTCGCTAAGGTGCTTAGCTCTATCTTCATTTAATTCAATTATTTTAACATCAATTTTTTTCTCAAGAAGAATAGCAGTTAAATAGTAAGTTATTCTTCCCCCTCCAACTATAACAACTGATTTTATACGTTCTTCTGCATGTCCTAAAGACTTATAAAAATTAGAAAGTTCAGATTGAACACCAGTTACATAGATTTTATCCTTTGCCTCTAAAACAAAGTTTCCAGTAGGAATATACACTTCATTTCCTCTTTTTACAATACACACTATTATTCTCTTGAAGTATTTATTTTTAAACTCTGAAAGTTTTATTCCATCTAAATAACTTCCCTCTGTAACCATTAATTCAACAATATTTACTTTATTTTCAGAAAAACTTTCAACATTTAGAGCTGTTGGAAATTCTAAGTTTTTAGCTATATAATAAGCTGCTTCTGCTTCAGGATTTAACATTACATCAATTCCTAAAGACTCACTCATAAATTTCATTTGAGTGAAATATTCAGGATTTCTAACTCTGGCTATACTATATTTTGCCCCAAGTTTTTTAGCCATAACTGATGATATTATATTGATCTCATCAGATTGAGTTACCGCTATAAAAACATCACATGATTTAACATTTGCTTCAGTTAAAATATCACAGTTAGCTCCATTTCCCATAAGCCCCATAATGTCAGATGATGAAAGAACTCTATCCAAAATCTTTGAATTTTGTTCAATCAAAGTAATATCATTCCCCTCACTAGCTAAGTCTTTACAAAGTGATTCCCCTATTTTTCCTGCTCCTACAATTATAATTTTCATAAAACAACCCCTATTTTTTTTGATATTCCATTAGCTATTATATCATAAAACATAAAAATATTTTATAATTATTTTATAAAGCAGTGTTCACTTTGTATTTTAATTTACATACAAATGTCTAAAAAATAAATTTTACAATATTACACTGTTCTTTTTTTTAAATATTTAGTATAATATTATTGTAAAAGAGAGCAATTCAAAGTATAAAACATCAAAAAATACTTTAAATTTAGGGGGAAATTTATGGGGAAATTATTAAAACGCTTTTTTTCTGTAGAATACATGTTAGGTAAAAATGAAATTTTAGGTAGTTTGCCTACAAACAAAGAAGCTTATAGAAACTCTTTTAATATGTCTTGGCCATGTGCTTTTGAAGCTGTTTTAGTAAGTTTAGTAGGTTCAATAGATATAATGATGGTTGGAGGTTTAGGTGCTGAGGCTATTGCTGCTGTTGGATTAACAAATCAACCAAAATTTGTACTACTTGCAATGATATTTTCTCTAAATGTAGGAGTAACAGCAATTGTTGCAAGAAGAAAAGGAGCTGAAGATTTTAAAGGAGCTAATAGTTGTTTAAAACAATCTATAATTCTTTCCTTTATTATATCTTTAATAATGGCTATCTCAGGTTATATCTATGCTCATGAGATTATGATATTTGCTGGAGCAGGAGAAGACGTTATAAAAGATTCTGTTGATTACTATAAAATTTTAATGGTAAGTATAGTTTTTACCTCTTTAAGCTTAACTATCAATGCTGCCCAAAGAGGAGTAGGAAATACAAAAATTTCTATGAGAACCAATGTTGTTGCCAATATAGTTAATTTAATATTTAACTACTTTTTAATAAATGGTATTTGGATATTTCCAAGATTAGAAGTAAAAGGAGCTGCAATAGCCACTACTATTGGAAGTATTGTTGGCTTTTTAATGTCAATGTTTTCTATATACTATAATACAAGAGTTCTAGACTTAAGAGGAAAAGGAGAATGGAAATTTGATAAAGCTACCATGAAAGCCTTTCTTAGTATCAGTGGAAGCTCTGTAGTGGAACAAGTATTTATGAGAATTGGTTTTTTCTCTTTTGCTATAATTGTCGCTGCTTTAGGAACAATAGCTTTTGCTACTCATCAAATATGTATGAATATTATTAACCTCTCATTTTGTTTTGGAGATGGTTTAAGTGCTGCTGCTGCCTCTCTTGTAGGACAAAATTTAGGAGCTAAAAGACCTGATAAGGCTAAAATTTATGGTAAAACTGGACAGAGAATGGCATTTATTGTATCAACTATTTTATTCTTTATTTTTATATTAGCTCGTAAACAACTTATAATATTATTTAATAGCGAAGAACATATTGTCTCTCTTGGGGGAACAATAATGATTATTATAGCTTTTACAACTCATGCTCAAACTTCTCAAACTGTATATAATGGTTGCTTGCGTGGAGCAGGGGATACAAAATTTGTTGCTTTAATCTCATTTGTAAGTATAGCTTTAATTAGACCAGCACTTGCTTGGATACTGTGTTTCCCTGCTAATTTAGGACTTAAAGGGGCATGGATAGCTCTATTTGCTGATCAAACTATGAGATACATTTTAGGAAAAAAACGTTTTGACAGTGGAAAATGGACAAAAATTAAAATCTAGGAGGAAAGAATTTTGAAATTAATCGTATCAGATTTAGATGGAACACTACTAAATGAAAAAAAAGAGATCACAGAGAGAACTAAAAATATTTTAAGAGAAGCTTACTCTAAAGGGATAGATTTTGCTATCGCCTCTGGAAGAAGTCAACACTCTATAAAAAAATTTCAACAAGATTTAGGAATAAAAATATTTTCAATCTGTAATAATGGAGCAAATGTTTATGATAAAGATGAAAATCTTATCTATTCTAATCCTATGAAAAGTGAAGTTGTTAAAAAAGTTTTAACTTTTCTTAGAGAAAATAAAGTAAATTACAACGGTTTTTCTCATAAAAATCTTTATTTAGATGATAGAGAAAAAAATCCTGTTTTAACAGTAGAAAGTGGAATTTTTAATATAATTGAACTTGGGAATAGTGACAACTTCCCTGAAATGTTCAAAATAATAGCTAGACAAGATGAGGAATCTCTTAGAAGATTAAAAGATTTTGTATTACAACAAGAGTTTGCACCTGAAATAGATGTAACTATAACACAACCTAACTGTATGGATATTGTTGATAAAAACTGTAGTAAAGGTAATGCAATAGAGTTTATCTCTAAACAATTTAATATTCCTATTGATGAAATTATTGCCTTTGGAGATGGAGAAAATGATTACTCTATGCTTGCTGCTGCTGGACATCCAGTAGTTATGGAAAATGGTATGGCAACTTTAAAAGAAGCTTTCTCAACTAGAGCTTTAACTAATGAAGAGGAAGGGGTAGCTATTTACTTAGAAAATATTTTAAATTTAAAATAGGAAAAATGCTGGGTAAGTTAATAATCTATCCAGCTTTTTTGTATTGAAATATTTTTTTGTTGACAAAATAATAATTTAAGTTTAAAATATAATGCAATTAAATATTCACAAAGTCCTCATAGAAAGAGGGAGATGTCCTAGCGTGATAACAAACCATCTATAAAAAACTAGTCTTTTTTTATTGTTATGCAGGGAGAATTTTCTCTGCTTTTTTATTTGAAAAACTTAATTATAGGAGAAAATATGGGAATTAGATATAATAAAATTACAGGTAAACACCAAAGAGAGATAGTTCTTTTAAAAAGTTTTCCATGTAAATATGGAAAATGTAGTTTTTGTAACTACATTGAAGATAATTCAACTGATGAAAATGAAATTGATAAAATAAACTTTGAAGTTCTAAAAGAGATAACAGGAGAATATGGTGTTCTGGAAGTTATAAACTCAGGTTCAGTTTTTGAAATTACCAAAAATACTCTTGCCGAAATCAAAAGAATTGTCAAAGAGAAGAATATAAAAGTACTTTATTTTGAAATCTATTATGGATATATCAAAAGATTAGACGAAATCAGAAACTATTTTGATGGGATTGAAATTCGTTTTAGAATGGGAATGGAAACTTTTGATAATGATTTTAGAATAGGTGTGTATAATAAAAATTTCAAAGTCACTGAAAAAGATTTAGAATTTTTAAGCAGAGAGCTTTACTCTGTATGCCTTTTAATATGTACTAAAGGACAAACAAAAAAAATGATAAAATCAGATATTGAAACAGCTTTAAAATATTTTAAAGGAGTTACAATTAATATTTTTATAGATAATGGAACTATTGTTAAAAGAGATAATGAACTTGTAAAATGGTTTGTAGAAAATTACTCATACTTAATGGATGATGAAAGAGTAGAACTTTTAATAGATAATAAAGATTTGGGAGTTTTTGAACAATAATTAATATTTTATAAATAGAGGAGAAAAGAAAATGAGAAATGAAATGCTTTGGGCAGGAATGCTAATAGTAAATTTTTTAGCCATTCTTTTTGCTTATGTTAGATTTGGAAGAATAGGATTGTACATCTGGATACCAATTTCAACAATATTAGCAAATATTCAAGTTGTTATGTTAGTTGATCTTTTTGGTTTTGGAACTACACTTGGAAATATCTTATATGCTGGTGGTTTTTTAGTAACAGATATTTTAGCAGAAAATTATGGAAGAGAATATGCTAAAAAAGCTGTAAAAATTGGTTTTTTCTCTCTAATAGTGATGACAATTATTATGCAAATAGCTGTAAACTTCACTCCATCTGATGTTGAAGAGGGAATTTTAACTTTTAATGGTGTCAAAAGAATTTTCGATTTTATGCCAAGAATAGTTATAGCTTCACTTATATCTTATTGGGTATCACAAACACATGATATATGGGCATATGAAAAATGGAGAGAAAGATTTAGTGAGAGAAGACATATTTGGATAAGAAATAATATGAGTACAATGGTGAGTCAACTTATTGATAATAGCTTATTTACAATTATAGCTTTCTGGGGAATATACCCTAAAGAAGTTTTACTTGAAATCTTTATAACTACATATTTTATGAAATTTATAGTTGCTGTCTTTGATACTCCTTTTGTATATATAGCAAGTCATTTAAAAGCAAAGAAAAAGATAAGAGAAGTAGAAATATAAAAAAACTGCACTTTTTAGTGCAGTTTTTTACTTTATAAAGATATTTTATTCCAAAATTTATCTTTAAAAAAAATAAGAATATTTTTAATATCTAAAGGATTAAATTTAACTGTAACTATTTCTCCTTCAATAGATTTTAAACTTTCATCACTATATATTAAATTATTAACCCTTATTGAATTTCTAGTTACCTTTCTATTAACTTCCTGTAAAAAAATATCAAGATTTCTAATATAATTTAAACTTTCTAAAGAGTCATTATTATATATAAAACTATATTTAGGATTTTCAAGATATATATATGAATTTAAAAACTCTTTTAATTCTTCATAAGATAGCTTTCTATCTTTTTCATAGTAAAATTTCTCAATATCTATTATAAGATAATCTATAAATTTGAGTATCTCTTTATTCTCAGTAAAATATTCAGAAACTTTAATTCCTAAAGTATCATATATATTTTTTAATATTTTTTTATTGTTTATATTTTCAGAAGATACTAAAATCTCTTGTGGTTTAATATATTTATTGTTAAAAATAGATATTTTTAATAATGTCTCTCTAATAAAAGCAAGAAGTACATATAAGTTTGATTGAGTATAATTTAACTCAAAATTTATAGGTTTTATATCTGCTATATCTAATGATATAAGAAGTTGAGGAACAATTTTTTCATTCTCATTATTAGAAACTAAAATATATAGAGGTATCTCTAAAATAATATATACTAAATTTTCCTTTTTAATTTTTTCCAAATGAAAAGATGTTGTTTTATTAAAGAATCCATCAAGATTACTAACTATTCTATAAAAAGTCGGATAACTTATATTATATTTTGAAGACAGCTTTTTCACAAAAATAGAGTATAGTTGTGAAATCTTTGTTTCTTCACACTCACGACAAAACTCCTCTATAATTTTAATTCCTTTATTATCTACTTTTCTAAAAGAATCTTTATCATTACGTTGCTTTTTATCTAATCCCAAAACTCCATTTTTTTTATAAGCATTAACCCATCTTTTAAGAGTAGCATAAGAGATTCCACTCTCTTCTTCTATGGTTTTTAACTTTTTTTCTTTTCTTAAAAAAGGCTCAATTATTTTGAAACGCTGTATCTGTAATTCTTTTTCTTTTTCCAATTTTTTGACTTCACCACACTTAAATAAATATAGTATTAATTAGATAATACTATATTTATTAAAAAAAATCAACTTATTCTAATATAATATCTTCTAATTTAAAAAAGCTCATTTTATTCGAAAAAAACTTGACATTTTTTTAAAAAAAGTTTATTATCAAAAATATAAAATATAAAAAATTTAAGGAGGAAGAAATGAAAATTTTTGCAGAAGTACAAAAAGTTGGGAAAGCTTTAATGACACCAGTTGCTATTCTTCCAGCAGCAGGATTATTTCTTGCTTTTGGAAATAAGTTACAATATCCTTTAATGGAGCAAGCAGGACAGGTAATTTTTAGTAACCTTCCTTTACTTTTTGCAATAGGAGCAGCTATCGGTTTAGTTGGAGGAGATGGAGTTGCAGCTCTATCAGCAGTAGTAGCTATATTGATTATGAATACAACAATGGGAATTGTATCAGGGGCAGCAGCAGGATTAGCAGCTGGAGATGCCTCATATGCTATGGTATTAGGGATTCCTACTCTACAAACAGGGGTATTTGGAGGACTAATAGCAGGGGTTATAGCTGCTATATGTTATAATAAATTTTATAAAACTGAATTACCTCAATTTCTAGGTTTCTTTGCTGGAAAAAGATTAGTTCCAATAGTTACAGCAATAATTGCTTTTTTAGTAGGTTTAGCAATGCCGATTATATGGCAACCTGTACAAACAGGATTAGCTCATCTTTCATATCTAGCAAATGAAGTTAATACAAATGTATCAACTTTTATCTTTGGAGTAATTGAAAGAGCTCTTATTCCTTTTGGACTTCACCACATATTCTATGCACCTTTCTGGTATCAATTTGGAGAGTATACAAATAAGGCTGGAGAGATAATTAATGGAGATCAAGCAATCTGGTTTGCTATGCTTAGAGATGGGGTTACTAATTTCTCAAGTGCAACATATCAAGGAGCAGGAAAATTCTTAACAGGAAAATTTGTATTTATGATGTTTGGTTTACCAGCTGCAGCTCTTGCAATGTATCAAGAAGCTAGACCTGAAAATAAAAAAGTGGTAGGAGGAATTCTTTTCTCTGGAGCTTTAACAGCATTTTTAACAGGAATTACAGAACCATTAGAGTTTTCATTCCTATTTGTAGC
The nucleotide sequence above comes from uncultured Fusobacterium sp.. Encoded proteins:
- a CDS encoding Mu transposase C-terminal domain-containing protein, encoding MEKEKELQIQRFKIIEPFLRKEKKLKTIEEESGISYATLKRWVNAYKKNGVLGLDKKQRNDKDSFRKVDNKGIKIIEEFCRECEETKISQLYSIFVKKLSSKYNISYPTFYRIVSNLDGFFNKTTSFHLEKIKKENLVYIILEIPLYILVSNNENEKIVPQLLISLDIADIKPINFELNYTQSNLYVLLAFIRETLLKISIFNNKYIKPQEILVSSENINNKKILKNIYDTLGIKVSEYFTENKEILKFIDYLIIDIEKFYYEKDRKLSYEELKEFLNSYIYLENPKYSFIYNNDSLESLNYIRNLDIFLQEVNRKVTRNSIRVNNLIYSDESLKSIEGEIVTVKFNPLDIKNILIFFKDKFWNKISL
- the ptsG gene encoding glucose-specific PTS transporter subunit IIBC — encoded protein: MKIFAEVQKVGKALMTPVAILPAAGLFLAFGNKLQYPLMEQAGQVIFSNLPLLFAIGAAIGLVGGDGVAALSAVVAILIMNTTMGIVSGAAAGLAAGDASYAMVLGIPTLQTGVFGGLIAGVIAAICYNKFYKTELPQFLGFFAGKRLVPIVTAIIAFLVGLAMPIIWQPVQTGLAHLSYLANEVNTNVSTFIFGVIERALIPFGLHHIFYAPFWYQFGEYTNKAGEIINGDQAIWFAMLRDGVTNFSSATYQGAGKFLTGKFVFMMFGLPAAALAMYQEARPENKKVVGGILFSGALTAFLTGITEPLEFSFLFVAPILYGIHCIFAGLSFMLMNLFNVRIGMTFSGGFIDYIAFGVLPGTTGFETNWYMIIIVGLCLAVIYYFGFRFAIRKFNLMTPGREKVETNEVKNEKEVKNDELAVGVLEALGGKDNLISLDACITRLRVEVKDTKNVNENALKSLGASGVLKVGSNGVQAIFGAKAQFICNDLKKITGI
- a CDS encoding TrkH family potassium uptake protein, with protein sequence MNNKMIWYIIGQILKLEALFMLIPLILSVAYSDGKKVVFAFLITIVALVVSGFGLSFKLPKNQKIFAKEGLIIVAFSWIMLSIFGALPFVISREIPSFIDAFFEVVSGFTTTGASILTDVESMSKSLLFWRSFTHFVGGMGVLVLALAILPKNSNQSLHIMKAEVPGPTFGKIVAKMSYNSRILYLIYIFITVIVIILLKLTGLPWFDSILHAFGAAGTGGFGIKNTSVAYYQSPAVEYILGVAMLLFGMNFNLFYALLLKNFKQVYTNEELRYYLLIVFGAIALIAFNIHSMYDDFSTMIRDIFFTVSSIITTTGFSTADFDKWPVFSKTILLIIMFVGGCAGSTAGGLKISRVVLLFKNVINEFKKIGTPNRVMSLRMDGKAVPKELLEGISIYLSIYITIFLILICCVSLEMPDFVSAFSAVTATFNNIGPGMGVVGPTCNYANISSVNKIILSFSMLLGRLEIFPILFLFSPNFYKRNTKY
- the trkA gene encoding Trk system potassium transporter TrkA encodes the protein MKIIIVGAGKIGESLCKDLASEGNDITLIEQNSKILDRVLSSSDIMGLMGNGANCDILTEANVKSCDVFIAVTQSDEINIISSVMAKKLGAKYSIARVRNPEYFTQMKFMSESLGIDVMLNPEAEAAYYIAKNLEFPTALNVESFSENKVNIVELMVTEGSYLDGIKLSEFKNKYFKRIIVCIVKRGNEVYIPTGNFVLEAKDKIYVTGVQSELSNFYKSLGHAEERIKSVVIVGGGRITYYLTAILLEKKIDVKIIELNEDRAKHLSEIFENAIVVHGNGTNSELLEEERFGEYDACVSLTGIDEENIIISMYANKIGIKKNITKINGISLFNVLELVGLQSIVTPKKIVADNIVKIVRSLASSQKEDNIETLYRIADNNVEAIEFKVPENSLICNIPLKDLNIKKNLLIAYIIRDNQLIFPDGSDVIKFGDRVIIVTTEKYLNDVNKILM
- a CDS encoding MATE family efflux transporter, with the protein product MGKLLKRFFSVEYMLGKNEILGSLPTNKEAYRNSFNMSWPCAFEAVLVSLVGSIDIMMVGGLGAEAIAAVGLTNQPKFVLLAMIFSLNVGVTAIVARRKGAEDFKGANSCLKQSIILSFIISLIMAISGYIYAHEIMIFAGAGEDVIKDSVDYYKILMVSIVFTSLSLTINAAQRGVGNTKISMRTNVVANIVNLIFNYFLINGIWIFPRLEVKGAAIATTIGSIVGFLMSMFSIYYNTRVLDLRGKGEWKFDKATMKAFLSISGSSVVEQVFMRIGFFSFAIIVAALGTIAFATHQICMNIINLSFCFGDGLSAAAASLVGQNLGAKRPDKAKIYGKTGQRMAFIVSTILFFIFILARKQLIILFNSEEHIVSLGGTIMIIIAFTTHAQTSQTVYNGCLRGAGDTKFVALISFVSIALIRPALAWILCFPANLGLKGAWIALFADQTMRYILGKKRFDSGKWTKIKI
- a CDS encoding HAD family hydrolase, which produces MKLIVSDLDGTLLNEKKEITERTKNILREAYSKGIDFAIASGRSQHSIKKFQQDLGIKIFSICNNGANVYDKDENLIYSNPMKSEVVKKVLTFLRENKVNYNGFSHKNLYLDDREKNPVLTVESGIFNIIELGNSDNFPEMFKIIARQDEESLRRLKDFVLQQEFAPEIDVTITQPNCMDIVDKNCSKGNAIEFISKQFNIPIDEIIAFGDGENDYSMLAAAGHPVVMENGMATLKEAFSTRALTNEEEGVAIYLENILNLK
- a CDS encoding queuosine precursor transporter; protein product: MRNEMLWAGMLIVNFLAILFAYVRFGRIGLYIWIPISTILANIQVVMLVDLFGFGTTLGNILYAGGFLVTDILAENYGREYAKKAVKIGFFSLIVMTIIMQIAVNFTPSDVEEGILTFNGVKRIFDFMPRIVIASLISYWVSQTHDIWAYEKWRERFSERRHIWIRNNMSTMVSQLIDNSLFTIIAFWGIYPKEVLLEIFITTYFMKFIVAVFDTPFVYIASHLKAKKKIREVEI
- a CDS encoding DUF3298 and DUF4163 domain-containing protein gives rise to the protein MKKILLLLTLIIFTACGGQKKIVVDSLTYEKNGDDYSYKIEIPQIKGTRNKEIEKLNVELSEIADATIESMVNRLEGSPAEYIESYQTFENDFGITSILLETYSIGENDANGIQASESINIRNSDGSFVNFDTFFKEGAKEYIVDQIKNIINKSSGKIVLNSNGKEVNFFEDVDINLDDSAMYFEGNDICFKFDMYELAPHSEGQPIIRFPKEELKEFIK
- a CDS encoding radical SAM protein, with the protein product MGIRYNKITGKHQREIVLLKSFPCKYGKCSFCNYIEDNSTDENEIDKINFEVLKEITGEYGVLEVINSGSVFEITKNTLAEIKRIVKEKNIKVLYFEIYYGYIKRLDEIRNYFDGIEIRFRMGMETFDNDFRIGVYNKNFKVTEKDLEFLSRELYSVCLLICTKGQTKKMIKSDIETALKYFKGVTINIFIDNGTIVKRDNELVKWFVENYSYLMDDERVELLIDNKDLGVFEQ